From Laspinema palackyanum D2c, one genomic window encodes:
- the pipX gene encoding transcriptional coactivator PipX — translation MNTETYLNHPTFGLLYRVCLIEQNQELFTTLYAQRLFFLALSGIDGLRFEPVTRADARLLVENRLRLLRRMGQTQEFAELQLIHKRTFQ, via the coding sequence ATGAACACTGAAACTTACTTAAATCATCCTACTTTTGGTCTACTCTATCGGGTGTGTCTGATCGAACAAAATCAGGAGTTGTTCACGACCCTCTATGCCCAACGCCTATTTTTTTTAGCGCTTTCTGGCATAGACGGGTTAAGATTTGAGCCGGTCACCCGTGCCGATGCTCGCCTCCTCGTCGAAAACCGCTTGCGATTGCTCAGACGCATGGGGCAAACTCAGGAATTCGCTGAACTTCAACTCATCCACAAACGCACGTTTCAATGA
- a CDS encoding energy-coupling factor transporter transmembrane component T family protein, with protein sequence MDLLRSLPIGLYLEQPITWLHGLDARVKLLWLMSFLIAPVLANPIWRLGLVLLLILITISALIPLRVWRKQMGWLLSLSLLVCLITAIAPDGLPVEHQPRLPAQEITFDRQPLTLPPTPVRNPWYNPFGWGEETPEPEETIDSELPQPTDYRYVLFEQGRFTITRRSLDLGIRISTLFFTLIYSTNLYLLTTAPEEIAAGIEELMSPLKRFNIPTTEIALTLTLSLRFIPLVLEEVQNLIRSVRTRAINWKKLGLRGTTKVWFSVVERLLENLLLRAQQIAGGMQVRGFTTPNTHRVQWHPLKLRNGDWVAIAILVGFWGMRFLWGWQV encoded by the coding sequence ATGGATTTATTGCGATCGCTGCCTATCGGCTTGTATTTAGAACAACCCATTACCTGGTTACATGGCTTGGATGCGCGAGTCAAACTGCTGTGGTTGATGAGCTTTTTAATTGCGCCAGTCTTAGCGAATCCGATTTGGCGGCTTGGGTTGGTTTTACTGCTAATTTTGATTACGATTAGTGCCTTAATTCCTTTGCGAGTTTGGCGCAAACAAATGGGGTGGTTGTTAAGCCTATCTCTGTTAGTTTGTCTGATTACAGCGATCGCACCTGATGGACTCCCGGTAGAACACCAACCGCGCCTTCCCGCCCAAGAAATCACCTTCGATCGCCAACCCCTCACTCTCCCTCCGACACCCGTCAGAAATCCTTGGTACAATCCCTTTGGCTGGGGTGAAGAAACCCCCGAACCGGAGGAGACGATTGACAGTGAACTTCCCCAACCCACTGATTACCGTTACGTCCTATTTGAGCAAGGGCGGTTTACAATTACCCGTCGTTCTTTGGATTTAGGAATCCGGATCAGCACTTTATTTTTTACCCTAATTTATAGCACCAATCTCTATCTACTTACTACTGCCCCGGAAGAGATTGCTGCGGGAATTGAGGAGTTAATGAGTCCCCTGAAACGGTTTAATATTCCCACTACGGAAATTGCCTTAACTTTAACCCTATCCCTGCGCTTTATCCCCCTAGTGTTAGAAGAAGTTCAGAACTTAATTCGTTCTGTGCGAACTCGGGCAATTAATTGGAAAAAATTAGGCTTGCGGGGAACCACTAAAGTCTGGTTTTCTGTAGTAGAAAGATTGCTGGAAAATCTGCTATTGCGTGCTCAACAAATTGCCGGAGGGATGCAGGTGCGAGGATTTACTACCCCGAACACCCATCGGGTGCAGTGGCATCCGTTAAAACTGAGAAATGGAGACTGGGTGGCGATCGCCATATTGGTAGGATTTTGGGGGATGCGTTTCTTATGGGGATGGCAAGTGTGA
- a CDS encoding MlaE family lipid ABC transporter permease subunit, with amino-acid sequence MTQTKSTSNLSQWFQRLLSAIVLGGQVIFHLVSGKIHRRNTIEQMALVGPDSLFIALLTASFVGMVFTIQVAREFLNFGAGSAVGGVLAIALARELAPVLTAIVLAGRVGSAFAAEIGTMQVTEQIDALYILKTDPIDYLVIPRVLACCIMLPVLTLLSFATGMIGGMLIATNFYPISQTVFLDSVRSLVQTWDLITASIKALCFGGLIGIIGCSWGLTTTGGAKGVGQSTTTAVVTSLLAIFTSNFFLSWLMFRGMGSGVF; translated from the coding sequence TTGACTCAAACTAAGTCAACCTCCAACTTAAGCCAGTGGTTTCAACGGTTGCTCTCCGCCATCGTCCTCGGTGGACAGGTGATCTTTCACCTCGTCTCCGGAAAAATTCACCGCCGCAACACCATCGAACAGATGGCCCTCGTCGGACCTGATTCCCTCTTTATCGCCCTCCTCACCGCCAGCTTTGTCGGCATGGTGTTCACCATCCAGGTGGCGCGGGAGTTCCTCAACTTTGGGGCTGGAAGCGCCGTGGGTGGGGTGTTGGCGATCGCCTTAGCGCGGGAACTGGCCCCAGTTTTAACCGCGATCGTTCTCGCCGGACGAGTCGGTTCTGCCTTTGCCGCAGAAATCGGCACCATGCAAGTCACCGAACAAATTGACGCCCTCTACATTCTCAAAACCGACCCCATCGATTACCTCGTCATTCCCCGAGTCCTCGCCTGCTGTATCATGCTCCCCGTGTTGACCCTGCTCTCCTTTGCCACAGGAATGATCGGGGGAATGCTGATCGCCACCAATTTCTATCCCATTTCTCAAACCGTCTTTCTCGATTCCGTCCGCAGCTTAGTCCAAACCTGGGATTTAATCACCGCCTCGATTAAAGCCTTGTGCTTTGGCGGGTTAATTGGCATCATTGGCTGTAGCTGGGGCTTGACCACCACCGGAGGGGCCAAAGGCGTAGGACAATCCACCACCACTGCCGTTGTTACCTCCCTACTCGCCATCTTTACCTCCAACTTCTTTCTCTCCTGGCTGATGTTTCGCGGCATGGGGAGTGGGGTCTTCTAA
- the plsY gene encoding glycerol-3-phosphate 1-O-acyltransferase PlsY, with protein MSLWLILNGLLLIAAYLFGSFPTGYIVARQLKGIDIRQEGSGSTGATNVLRTVGKGPALVVFLVDILKGIAAIALVRFAYALPVVQKLAANIGPAASWLSWMVILAGLGALLGHTKSIWINFKGGKAVATSLGVLFALNWAIALAGFGVFGIVLAFTRIVSLSSMLAALALPGIMFAMHQPLSYQIFMLAASLYVIWLHRSNINRLLSGTEPRIGQKLPQPSESIPS; from the coding sequence ATGAGTTTGTGGCTAATTTTAAATGGGTTGTTGTTAATTGCTGCTTACCTATTTGGTTCATTCCCTACAGGTTATATTGTGGCTCGACAGTTGAAGGGAATTGATATTCGTCAAGAAGGGTCGGGTTCAACCGGGGCGACTAATGTCCTGAGAACTGTGGGGAAAGGACCGGCTTTGGTGGTGTTTCTGGTGGATATTTTAAAAGGGATAGCCGCGATCGCCCTGGTGCGTTTTGCTTACGCTTTGCCAGTGGTCCAGAAACTCGCTGCAAATATTGGACCTGCTGCCAGTTGGCTGTCTTGGATGGTCATCCTCGCTGGATTAGGGGCGTTGTTGGGTCATACCAAATCAATCTGGATTAATTTCAAAGGTGGAAAGGCGGTTGCCACCAGTTTAGGGGTGCTATTTGCTCTAAATTGGGCGATCGCCCTCGCCGGGTTTGGGGTCTTTGGAATTGTCCTAGCCTTTACCCGCATTGTCTCCCTCAGTTCAATGTTAGCCGCCCTCGCCCTACCGGGGATCATGTTTGCAATGCATCAACCCCTGTCCTATCAAATTTTTATGTTAGCGGCTTCCCTCTATGTCATCTGGCTACACCGCAGCAATATTAATCGCCTACTTTCTGGCACCGAACCCCGCATCGGCCAAAAGTTACCCCAACCCTCGGAAAGTATTCCCTCTTAG
- a CDS encoding YggS family pyridoxal phosphate-dependent enzyme, whose protein sequence is MTIAQRIAQIRAHLPESVRLIAVTKQVSVDAMMQAYQAGIRDFGESRLQEAQAKSEQLGDLPGLTWHLIGHLQSNKVKPALDHFQWIHSIDSLKLAQRIDRLADGLEIKPKVCLQVKIVPDPNKSGWQIPELIEDLATLNQCKNLEIKGLMTIPPLGLDQAKTLALFERTRQLAQEIQAQNWDQISMQELSMGMSGDYHLAVQSGSTMVRLGTILFGERSP, encoded by the coding sequence ATGACGATCGCCCAACGGATTGCTCAGATCCGCGCCCACTTACCCGAATCAGTCCGACTGATTGCCGTCACCAAACAGGTGTCGGTGGATGCCATGATGCAAGCTTATCAGGCGGGAATTCGAGATTTTGGGGAAAGTCGCCTTCAGGAAGCCCAAGCGAAATCGGAGCAACTCGGGGACCTGCCCGGTCTAACCTGGCACCTGATTGGACACCTACAAAGTAATAAAGTTAAACCCGCTTTAGACCACTTTCAGTGGATCCATTCTATTGATAGTTTGAAATTAGCGCAACGAATCGATCGCTTGGCGGACGGACTCGAAATTAAACCAAAAGTCTGCCTCCAAGTAAAAATCGTACCCGACCCCAACAAATCTGGGTGGCAGATTCCTGAACTCATCGAGGATTTAGCGACCCTAAATCAATGTAAAAACTTAGAAATCAAAGGATTAATGACCATTCCCCCCTTGGGATTGGATCAAGCAAAAACCCTGGCCCTGTTCGAGCGCACTCGTCAACTCGCTCAAGAAATCCAGGCCCAAAATTGGGATCAGATTTCCATGCAGGAGTTATCAATGGGAATGTCAGGGGATTATCATTTAGCTGTCCAATCTGGGTCCACAATGGTCAGACTAGGGACAATCCTATTTGGAGAGCGATCGCCGTAA
- a CDS encoding cell division protein SepF — protein sequence MNTIFSKLRDMVGLNESVDYEYEYDEIEGEGYQNLYQDQPAASPEAEARRNRTPVRTTTTGMGMVGAEGAMGSSMNAINNVIGLPGAANGISEVVVMEPKSFEEMPQAIQALRERKSVVLNLTMMDPDQAQRAVDFIAGGTYALDGHQERIGESIFLFTPSCVQVSTQSGVVHDVLQPHLRTARPPSVQTSWTPEQVRMAQ from the coding sequence GTGAATACGATTTTTTCTAAGCTACGAGATATGGTCGGACTCAACGAATCTGTGGATTACGAGTATGAGTACGACGAAATAGAAGGAGAAGGATACCAAAACCTTTACCAAGACCAACCCGCAGCCTCTCCCGAAGCAGAAGCTCGCCGGAATCGCACTCCCGTGCGGACGACCACAACCGGAATGGGAATGGTTGGAGCAGAAGGCGCAATGGGATCAAGTATGAATGCTATCAATAACGTGATCGGTCTACCTGGGGCTGCCAACGGGATTTCTGAAGTGGTGGTAATGGAGCCGAAATCCTTTGAGGAAATGCCTCAAGCGATTCAAGCCCTGCGGGAACGCAAATCCGTCGTCCTCAATCTGACGATGATGGATCCGGACCAAGCTCAAAGAGCCGTTGATTTTATTGCCGGTGGGACTTATGCCTTAGATGGGCATCAAGAACGAATTGGGGAAAGCATTTTCCTGTTTACCCCCAGCTGTGTTCAAGTCAGCACTCAAAGCGGTGTGGTTCACGATGTCCTGCAACCCCACCTGCGGACCGCCCGTCCTCCCTCTGTCCAAACAAGCTGGACCCCGGAACAAGTCCGGATGGCACAGTAG
- a CDS encoding DUF3119 family protein, which produces MTTPTSTSTSTSTQELAPSYVLPWAFIIGSIPLLAVQPLASLPIAAFGLFLMVQAATIRLQFTPKALDVYRSGNLIRSFPYAEWINWRIFWPGVPILFYFKEVKSIHFLPVLFDPKQLQACLEERCPRI; this is translated from the coding sequence GTGACCACACCAACTTCCACTTCCACCTCAACCTCAACCCAAGAACTGGCTCCCAGTTACGTCCTCCCTTGGGCCTTTATCATCGGCAGTATTCCGCTCTTGGCCGTACAACCTTTGGCGAGTTTACCCATAGCCGCCTTCGGGTTATTTTTAATGGTCCAAGCGGCAACCATTCGCCTGCAATTTACCCCGAAAGCCTTAGATGTTTATCGCTCGGGAAACTTGATTCGCTCCTTTCCTTACGCCGAATGGATCAATTGGCGAATTTTCTGGCCTGGAGTTCCCATTCTGTTTTACTTTAAGGAAGTGAAAAGCATCCATTTCCTGCCAGTTTTGTTCGATCCCAAACAACTTCAAGCCTGTTTGGAAGAACGCTGTCCCCGGATTTAA
- a CDS encoding Ppx/GppA phosphatase family protein — translation MTLSKSVPIVRIPDPDVGKQHILAAIDMGTNSLHMVVVKIDPTLPSFTIMTREKETVRLGDREIKTGNLKPEVMARTLSALRRFQQRAESLNAEQVVAVATSAMREAPNGRDFLKEIETELGLRVSLISGQEEARRIYLGVLSGMDFNEEPHIIIDIGGGSTELILGDGHEPRFLSSTKIGAVRLTSEFITTDPISNSEFDFLQAYIRGMLERPVEELQAQLYLDEQPRLVGTSGTIETLAVAIAREKQGLEPSPLTGYQFKLKDLSDFVQRLRKLSYHQRLAIPGMSDKRAEIILPGALILLEAMTLLKMDSLTVCERSLREGVIVDWMLTHGLIEDRLRYQSSIRQRSTLKIAQKYRVNLDSAERIAGFVLTLFDRTQGLLHDWGLNERELLWSAAILHNCGIHISHSAHHKHSYYLIRNGELLGYTDTEVEIIANLARYHRQSAPKKKHDNYRNLTSKPHRKMVSQLSALLRLAVALDRRQVGAIAQLGCRYFPNTKQLHLILHPNEPDDPCVLELWSLDQKKIVFEEEYDIQLIPKLEAVPVALR, via the coding sequence ATGACCTTGAGCAAATCCGTTCCCATCGTGAGGATTCCGGATCCCGATGTGGGGAAACAACATATTCTCGCTGCGATCGATATGGGAACGAACTCCCTGCACATGGTGGTTGTCAAAATTGACCCAACCCTACCGAGTTTTACGATTATGACCCGGGAAAAGGAAACCGTGCGTTTGGGCGATCGCGAGATCAAAACGGGCAACCTCAAACCGGAAGTCATGGCACGCACTCTCTCAGCGCTGCGACGCTTCCAGCAACGCGCTGAGAGTCTGAATGCCGAACAAGTGGTTGCCGTGGCTACCTCTGCGATGCGCGAAGCCCCCAATGGCAGGGACTTTCTCAAGGAAATTGAAACCGAACTGGGACTCCGGGTCAGTTTAATTTCTGGACAGGAAGAAGCGCGACGAATCTATCTCGGCGTTCTCTCGGGGATGGACTTTAATGAAGAACCCCATATCATTATTGATATTGGGGGCGGTTCCACGGAACTGATTTTAGGGGATGGTCATGAGCCCCGGTTCCTGAGTAGCACGAAAATTGGGGCCGTGCGTCTGACCAGCGAATTTATTACCACGGACCCGATTAGTAACAGCGAGTTTGACTTTTTGCAAGCTTACATTCGCGGGATGTTAGAGCGTCCAGTAGAGGAGTTGCAGGCGCAGTTGTACTTGGATGAACAGCCTCGGTTAGTGGGGACCTCGGGAACCATTGAAACCCTCGCCGTGGCGATCGCCCGGGAAAAACAGGGACTCGAACCCTCTCCCCTCACCGGCTATCAATTCAAATTAAAAGACTTATCTGATTTTGTCCAACGCTTGCGGAAACTCTCCTACCATCAACGGTTAGCCATTCCGGGGATGTCGGATAAGCGCGCCGAAATTATCCTCCCGGGTGCTTTAATTTTGCTCGAAGCGATGACTTTGTTGAAGATGGACTCCCTCACCGTCTGCGAGCGATCGCTACGAGAAGGCGTCATCGTCGATTGGATGCTCACCCACGGTTTAATTGAGGACCGTCTGCGCTACCAGAGTTCCATCCGGCAACGCAGTACCCTCAAAATTGCCCAAAAATACCGCGTTAATCTCGACTCTGCCGAACGAATTGCCGGATTTGTTCTAACTTTATTCGATCGCACCCAAGGGTTACTCCATGACTGGGGTTTAAATGAACGAGAATTACTCTGGTCAGCCGCAATTTTGCATAACTGCGGGATTCATATCAGTCATTCCGCTCATCACAAACACTCCTATTATCTAATTCGTAATGGGGAGTTGCTGGGATATACGGATACCGAGGTGGAAATCATTGCCAATCTCGCCCGTTATCACCGCCAGAGTGCACCGAAGAAAAAGCATGATAATTATCGGAATTTGACCAGCAAGCCCCATCGCAAAATGGTGAGTCAATTGAGTGCGTTGTTACGCTTGGCTGTTGCCCTAGACCGCCGCCAAGTTGGGGCGATCGCTCAACTCGGTTGCCGCTATTTCCCCAACACCAAACAACTGCATTTAATCCTCCATCCCAATGAACCGGATGATCCGTGCGTTTTAGAACTCTGGAGTTTGGACCAGAAAAAAATCGTATTTGAAGAGGAATATGACATTCAGTTAATTCCAAAACTAGAAGCGGTTCCGGTTGCCCTGCGCTAA
- a CDS encoding DUF3086 domain-containing protein — protein sequence MNADETHNPEPLETQDKSDSPEPFEASSSSSLSEDSTQGINLSEDLWKEPEPSIPDEAALPLPELTLPRAESQNWEPEAELPVEPSDLPEEEPPAEELTEEEPPEEEPPTEEPPTEEIASPPLAIEDEAASLARRVAQLQEQERELKAAILQLQASRAELLQEQTETQAAIGRLVQDALTELEQRKHNLQISVEQLERRQERIRTEMRTTFAGVSQDLAIRVQGFKDYLSGSLQDLVNSVEQLELTPPEPEPAKMPPKAAAKGGDRTGSPTPTFGEQPFQDRAKQIRRLLDKYRTMPDYYGPPWQVRRTFEPVHAERLSNWFFTQGARGAVRSLGSRLQNILVASAAISVLKSLYGDRLRTLVLANSPERLGEWRRGLQDCLGISRIDFGPEGGVVLFEAPEALSQKADRLLKQKQVPLILIDETENQINLGLLQFPLWLAFAADPELPTL from the coding sequence ATGAATGCAGACGAAACACACAATCCAGAACCCTTAGAAACTCAGGACAAATCCGACTCCCCAGAGCCGTTTGAGGCTTCCTCCTCCTCATCGCTCTCGGAGGATTCCACTCAGGGGATCAATCTCTCAGAAGACCTCTGGAAAGAGCCAGAACCCTCTATCCCCGATGAAGCGGCACTACCCCTACCAGAGTTGACCCTACCACGGGCGGAGTCGCAGAACTGGGAACCGGAAGCGGAACTCCCAGTGGAACCCTCGGACCTACCGGAGGAAGAACCACCGGCAGAGGAACTCACGGAGGAAGAACCACCGGAGGAAGAACCACCGACGGAAGAACCCCCGACGGAGGAGATTGCGTCTCCCCCCTTGGCGATTGAGGATGAAGCGGCATCCTTGGCGCGACGGGTGGCGCAATTACAGGAACAAGAACGGGAACTCAAAGCTGCTATTTTGCAATTGCAGGCGAGTCGTGCCGAACTCTTGCAAGAACAGACAGAAACCCAAGCAGCGATCGGTCGCTTGGTCCAAGATGCCTTAACCGAACTGGAACAGCGCAAGCACAATTTACAAATTTCTGTAGAACAACTGGAACGCCGCCAAGAACGCATCCGCACGGAAATGCGAACCACCTTTGCTGGGGTGTCCCAAGACCTCGCGATTCGGGTTCAGGGCTTTAAAGACTATCTGTCCGGCAGTTTGCAGGATTTGGTCAATTCCGTGGAACAACTGGAGTTAACCCCGCCAGAACCGGAACCGGCGAAAATGCCTCCGAAAGCAGCAGCAAAAGGTGGCGATCGCACGGGTTCACCCACTCCCACCTTTGGCGAACAGCCGTTTCAAGACCGCGCAAAACAGATTCGCCGGTTGTTGGATAAATATCGCACCATGCCGGACTATTATGGTCCGCCGTGGCAAGTCCGGCGCACCTTTGAACCCGTACACGCCGAACGGCTTTCCAACTGGTTTTTTACCCAAGGTGCAAGAGGTGCAGTCCGGAGCTTGGGGAGTCGCTTACAAAATATTCTGGTGGCATCAGCAGCCATTTCGGTCCTGAAGAGTCTCTATGGCGATCGCCTCCGCACCCTCGTCCTCGCCAATTCTCCCGAACGTCTCGGCGAATGGCGCAGGGGTTTACAGGACTGTCTCGGCATTTCCCGGATTGATTTTGGTCCAGAAGGGGGCGTGGTTCTCTTTGAGGCTCCCGAAGCCCTCTCCCAAAAAGCGGACCGCTTGCTTAAACAGAAGCAAGTTCCGCTAATTTTGATTGATGAAACGGAAAACCAAATCAACCTTGGACTCCTCCAATTCCCCCTCTGGTTAGCATTTGCTGCTGATCCAGAATTGCCTACCCTTTAA
- a CDS encoding anthranilate synthase component I: MASVKTEKWRLGGDRHIGRILGDAFLMGMASVKRLNTTSIPPWYWRSLPLKQRTGTQVFEALFLIPQSENKQPEAAIATLLESPYPTPTPIPEARYSICAGAPRWIDNRPQLWTPEVGEILPSLRQLLKRKQPEKSEPIQELDSLPLLNRDALPFTGGWLGWLGYDLAWEIENLPHLNDDPLPFPVSYWYEPANFAILDHHQQQLWIASSDRDELDLLEQKLENSFTPEPSPHQSPNTEGVISPYPQFHLSQFDYEERVRKAQKYITAGDIFQANLSLRFETTTQQESWDVYRTLHTINPSPFASYWRTPWGDVVSCSPERLVQLQGKTAQTRPIAGTRARGKTPELDEQLARELLANRKERAEHIMLVDLERNDLGRVCEWGTVEVNELLTIERYSHVMHLVSNAVGTLRGDRDSIDLIRATFPGGTITGCPKVRCMEIIEELEPVRRSLFYGSCGYLDWRGQLDLNILIRTLLFAPEASETAKNDGKNYRVWGQVGAGIVADSEPEKEWYESLDKARAQLAALQMAIASGEG, translated from the coding sequence GTGGCATCCGTTAAAACTGAGAAATGGAGACTGGGTGGCGATCGCCATATTGGTAGGATTTTGGGGGATGCGTTTCTTATGGGGATGGCAAGTGTGAAGCGATTAAATACAACATCCATTCCCCCTTGGTATTGGCGATCGCTGCCGTTAAAACAGCGGACGGGTACTCAAGTCTTTGAGGCCTTATTTCTCATCCCTCAATCTGAAAACAAGCAACCAGAAGCGGCGATCGCCACCCTTTTAGAAAGTCCTTATCCGACTCCCACTCCCATTCCAGAAGCGAGATATTCTATCTGTGCCGGTGCACCGAGATGGATTGACAACCGTCCTCAATTGTGGACGCCAGAAGTTGGAGAAATTCTGCCTAGTTTGCGGCAATTGCTTAAGCGCAAACAGCCAGAAAAATCTGAACCCATTCAAGAACTTGATTCCCTCCCACTCCTTAATCGCGATGCGCTTCCTTTCACCGGAGGATGGTTAGGATGGTTGGGGTATGATTTAGCCTGGGAAATTGAAAACCTCCCCCATTTGAACGATGATCCCCTGCCCTTTCCGGTGAGTTACTGGTATGAACCCGCCAACTTTGCAATTCTTGACCATCATCAACAACAGTTGTGGATTGCCAGTAGCGATCGCGATGAACTGGACCTCCTCGAACAGAAATTAGAAAACTCTTTCACCCCGGAACCCTCTCCTCACCAATCCCCTAATACCGAAGGTGTTATTTCCCCTTACCCCCAGTTTCATTTGTCCCAATTTGACTATGAAGAACGGGTTAGGAAAGCACAAAAATATATCACCGCTGGGGATATATTTCAAGCCAATTTATCTCTGCGATTTGAAACAACAACTCAGCAGGAAAGTTGGGACGTTTATCGGACCTTGCATACTATTAATCCCTCTCCCTTTGCTAGTTATTGGCGGACTCCCTGGGGAGATGTGGTGAGTTGTTCTCCGGAACGATTGGTGCAATTACAAGGAAAAACTGCCCAGACTCGTCCGATTGCTGGAACTCGTGCTAGGGGGAAAACGCCCGAACTGGATGAACAACTCGCCAGGGAATTACTCGCTAACCGGAAAGAACGTGCCGAACATATTATGTTGGTCGATTTGGAACGAAATGATTTAGGGAGAGTTTGCGAATGGGGAACGGTAGAAGTTAACGAATTGTTGACCATTGAACGGTACAGTCATGTCATGCATTTGGTGAGTAATGCCGTGGGTACTCTCCGTGGCGATCGCGATAGTATTGATTTAATTCGCGCCACCTTTCCTGGTGGCACTATTACCGGCTGTCCCAAAGTCCGATGCATGGAAATTATTGAAGAACTAGAACCAGTGCGGCGCAGTCTGTTTTATGGTTCCTGTGGTTATTTAGACTGGCGAGGACAGCTTGATTTGAATATTTTGATTCGGACCTTATTATTTGCGCCAGAGGCATCGGAAACTGCCAAAAATGATGGAAAAAACTATCGAGTCTGGGGACAAGTGGGGGCCGGAATTGTTGCTGATAGTGAACCGGAAAAAGAATGGTATGAGTCCCTAGATAAAGCCCGCGCCCAACTGGCGGCATTGCAGATGGCGATCGCATCCGGTGAAGGGTGA
- the proC gene encoding pyrroline-5-carboxylate reductase, with amino-acid sequence MLVKLGIIGGGVMGEALLSRLIARAAYQPQDILISDPVQQRREFLAKQYGVGVTGDNAKVAAATEVLLLAIKPQVFESVTAALPSPGQNGQVPVILSILAGVPLSKLERAFPGAPIVRSMPNTPATVGAGITAIAPGTQVQPEHLERAKTVLQAVGDVVQVPESLMDAVTGLSGSGPAYVAIFVEALTDGGVRAGLPRAIAAQLALQTVLGTATLIQETQLHPAELKDRVTSPGGTTIAGVAQLEKAGFRSACIEAVEAATERSRQLGS; translated from the coding sequence TTGTTGGTAAAACTAGGAATTATTGGAGGCGGGGTAATGGGAGAAGCGCTCCTATCCCGCCTAATTGCTCGTGCCGCTTATCAGCCACAGGATATTCTGATTAGCGATCCCGTGCAGCAGCGACGCGAGTTTTTAGCGAAACAGTATGGGGTCGGAGTCACTGGAGACAATGCAAAGGTGGCGGCAGCAACAGAAGTCTTGCTCCTCGCCATCAAACCCCAAGTCTTTGAGTCCGTCACCGCTGCCTTACCTTCCCCCGGCCAAAATGGACAAGTCCCAGTCATCCTATCCATTTTAGCCGGAGTCCCCCTAAGTAAATTAGAACGGGCTTTTCCCGGCGCACCAATTGTCCGCTCCATGCCGAATACCCCGGCAACTGTTGGTGCTGGGATTACTGCGATCGCCCCAGGAACTCAAGTCCAACCCGAACACCTCGAACGGGCCAAAACCGTCTTACAAGCCGTGGGAGATGTAGTCCAGGTTCCCGAGTCTTTGATGGATGCCGTCACCGGCCTCTCCGGTTCTGGACCCGCTTATGTAGCAATTTTTGTCGAAGCCTTGACAGATGGCGGCGTTCGTGCTGGTCTACCCCGAGCCATTGCCGCCCAACTCGCCTTACAAACCGTATTGGGAACAGCGACTCTGATTCAAGAAACCCAACTGCACCCGGCAGAACTGAAAGACCGGGTAACCAGTCCCGGAGGCACAACTATAGCGGGAGTCGCGCAGTTAGAAAAAGCCGGATTTCGCTCCGCCTGTATCGAAGCTGTGGAAGCAGCAACGGAGCGATCGCGACAACTAGGAAGTTAA